A single Ziziphus jujuba cultivar Dongzao chromosome 11, ASM3175591v1 DNA region contains:
- the LOC107404597 gene encoding 29 kDa ribonucleoprotein A, chloroplastic: protein MSASACASSLVLPSLSPKTLSLFTPKPFSLSFCALSSTPLKLQANLICVSASRGFGNLSSRFVRNVISSDLGLGEGVLSDTGASSFSPDLKLFVGNLPFSVDSAQLAGLFESAGNVEMVEVIYDKTTGRSRGFGFVTMSTIEEVEAAAQQFNGYELDGRPLRVNYGPPPSRGDAPRGGRGSSAGYDSSNRVYVGNLSWGVDNDALETLFSEQGKVLDARVVYDRESGRSRGFGFVTYNTAEEVISAIESLNGVDLNGREIRVTPAESRPRRSF, encoded by the exons ATGTCTGCCTCTGCTTGTGCTTCGTCTTTAGTCCTCCCTTCTCTATCAcccaaaactctctctctcttcactcCAAAGCCCTTTTCGCTCTCTTTTTGTGCTCTTTCTTCAACCCCTCTCAAGCTTCAAGCGAACCTCATTTGCGTTTCTGCTTCTAGAGGGTTTGGGAACTTGTCTTCTCGGTTCGTCCGCAACGTTATTTCTTCCGACCTCGGACTGGGAGAGGGGGTCTTGAGCGACACTGGGGCGTCCAGTTTCTCCCCTGACCTCAAACTCTTCGTGGGCAATCTTCCTTTCAGCGTTGACAGTGCCCAGCTCGCTGGTCTCTTTGAAAGTGCTGGAAATGTTGAGATGGTTGag GTGATTTATGACAAAACGACTGGAAGAAGCAGAGGGTTTGGCTTTGTGACTATGTCTACCATCGAGGAAGTTGAAGCAGCTGCTCAGCAGTTTAATGGCTAT GAGCTTGACGGAAGGCCATTGAGGGTGAATTATGGACCCCCTCCCTCACGTGGAGATGCTCCTAGAGGTGGCAGAGGTAGTTCAGCAGGTTATGATTCTAGTAACCGTGTTTATGTGGGTAACCTTTCATGGGGTGTTGACAATGATGCTCTTGAGACACTGTTTAGTGAGCAAGGGAAGGTTTTGGACGCCAGGGTGGTTTATGACAGGGAGAGTGGAAGGTCAAGGGGTTTTGGTTTTGTAACCTACAACACTGCTGAAGAGGTCATCAGTGCCATTGAATCCTTGAATGGTGTT GATTTGAATGGAAGAGAAATTCGCGTCACCCCTGCAGAATCTAGGCCGAGGAGGTCATTCTGA